One window of Ziziphus jujuba cultivar Dongzao chromosome 5, ASM3175591v1 genomic DNA carries:
- the LOC107420494 gene encoding uncharacterized protein LOC107420494 isoform X2, translating into MVVSVCHTTYAHSGIAVGPSWTRFAASYKLTRFVTDSWESKPPNRIFFLGMGFVGQFFAQELKNQGWAVSGTSTSILKKKKLEDSGYDVFHFDANEPETSILEVLKYHTHMIVSIPPLVGIGDPMLHHENLLRSILMDGNLQWLCYLSSTSVYGNCGGEWVDEDSPTNPSGELAKLRLAAEKGWFSLGHYLGISANVFRLGGIYGPGRRELYNIVDDDPAPREEVFAYARNLIEKKWPGQLKQFSNQDESLVTVKKEGVLGEKRVSNAQMKKELGVRLLHPSYKSGLQSIVDQMENPFQYSAYSS; encoded by the exons ATGGTTGTGTCTGTGTGCCATACAACATATGCGCATAGCGGCATAGCAGTTGGTCCATCTTGGACCCGCTTCGCTGCATCTTACAAATTAACACGTTTCGTAACTGATTCATGGGAATCCAAACCTCCGAACCGTATATTTTTTCTTGGGATGGGTTTCGTCGGCCAGTTCTTTGCGCAAGAGCTCAAGAACCAAGGATG GGCTGTCTCTGGAACTAGTACGAGcattttgaagaagaagaaacttgaAGATAGTGGATATGATGTTTTCCATTTTGATGCAAATGAACCAGA AACAAGCATCCTTGAAGTTctgaaatatcacacacacatgATTGTTTCTATCCCTCCTCTTGTGGGTATTGGTGATCCG ATGCTTCATCATGAAAACCTTCTAAGGAGTATACTTATGGATGGAAATCTACAGTGGCTCTGCTATTTGTCATCGACCA GTGTATATGGAAATTGTGGTGGTGAATGGGTCGATGAGGA CTCTCCTACTAACCCCTCAGGTGAGTTGGCTAAATTGAGGTTAGCCGCTGAGAAGGGATGGTTTTCACTTGGCCATTATCTTGGGATTTCAGCAAATGTTTTTCGGCTTGGAGGCATCTATGGTCCCGGTAGAAG AGAATTGTATAATATCGTTGATGATGATCCAGCCCCTAGGGAAGAAGTATTTGCATATGCACGGAACTTGATAGAGAAAAAGTGGCCCGGCCAACTCAAACAGTTTTCCAATCAAGATGAATCTTTGGTTACTGTCAAGAAAGAAGGTGTACTTGGTGAGAAGCGAGTTTCTAATGCCCAGATGAAGAAGGAACTAGGAGTGAGGCTTCTTCATCCTAGCTATAAGTCAGGATTGCAGAGCATTGTTGATCAAATGGAGAACCCTTTTCAATACAGTGCATACAGTTCATGA
- the LOC107420494 gene encoding uncharacterized protein LOC107420494 isoform X1: MVVSVCHTTYAHSGIAVGPSWTRFAASYKLTRFVTDSWESKPPNRIFFLGMGFVGQFFAQELKNQGWAVSGTSTSILKKKKLEDSGYDVFHFDANEPETSILEVLKYHTHMIVSIPPLVGIGDPMLHHENLLRSILMDGNLQWLCYLSSTSVYGNCGGEWVDEDSPTNPSGELAKLRLAAEKGWFSLGHYLGISANVFRLGGIYGPGRSAVDTIIKQEALSKSQRLRVRKQYTSRVHVQDICQALKASICASTHRELYNIVDDDPAPREEVFAYARNLIEKKWPGQLKQFSNQDESLVTVKKEGVLGEKRVSNAQMKKELGVRLLHPSYKSGLQSIVDQMENPFQYSAYSS, encoded by the exons ATGGTTGTGTCTGTGTGCCATACAACATATGCGCATAGCGGCATAGCAGTTGGTCCATCTTGGACCCGCTTCGCTGCATCTTACAAATTAACACGTTTCGTAACTGATTCATGGGAATCCAAACCTCCGAACCGTATATTTTTTCTTGGGATGGGTTTCGTCGGCCAGTTCTTTGCGCAAGAGCTCAAGAACCAAGGATG GGCTGTCTCTGGAACTAGTACGAGcattttgaagaagaagaaacttgaAGATAGTGGATATGATGTTTTCCATTTTGATGCAAATGAACCAGA AACAAGCATCCTTGAAGTTctgaaatatcacacacacatgATTGTTTCTATCCCTCCTCTTGTGGGTATTGGTGATCCG ATGCTTCATCATGAAAACCTTCTAAGGAGTATACTTATGGATGGAAATCTACAGTGGCTCTGCTATTTGTCATCGACCA GTGTATATGGAAATTGTGGTGGTGAATGGGTCGATGAGGA CTCTCCTACTAACCCCTCAGGTGAGTTGGCTAAATTGAGGTTAGCCGCTGAGAAGGGATGGTTTTCACTTGGCCATTATCTTGGGATTTCAGCAAATGTTTTTCGGCTTGGAGGCATCTATGGTCCCGGTAGAAG TGCAGTTGATACGATAATCAAGCAAGAAGCCTTGTCAAAAAGTCAGAGATTGAGAGTACGTAAACAGTACACGTCAAGAGTTCATGTACAGGACATCTGTCAGGCCCTTAAGGCCAGTATTTGTGCATCTACCCACAG AGAATTGTATAATATCGTTGATGATGATCCAGCCCCTAGGGAAGAAGTATTTGCATATGCACGGAACTTGATAGAGAAAAAGTGGCCCGGCCAACTCAAACAGTTTTCCAATCAAGATGAATCTTTGGTTACTGTCAAGAAAGAAGGTGTACTTGGTGAGAAGCGAGTTTCTAATGCCCAGATGAAGAAGGAACTAGGAGTGAGGCTTCTTCATCCTAGCTATAAGTCAGGATTGCAGAGCATTGTTGATCAAATGGAGAACCCTTTTCAATACAGTGCATACAGTTCATGA